Proteins found in one Pontibacter sp. SGAir0037 genomic segment:
- a CDS encoding zinc dependent phospholipase C family protein — translation MKKITLLALCLVIGSAASYGWGFFGHKVIHQLAIYGLPKPMQAFFYKHQDYLVEKSVRPDERRNSDPAEAPRHFIDIDVFGEDAVHTMPEDWEAAAARYTADTLLKYGIVPWHVVKMQQKLTNAFKTQQADSILFYAADLGHYIADAHVPLHTTVNYDGQLSNQKGLHSLWESKVPEMHAATYKLQNKKAVYLPDAEKAIWTVVRHTNTLVPQTLELEREASKSFTTATKFVNVERNGRVRQYYADDFAKKYQELLGPMVEQQMAGAAEAIASFWYTAWVDGGKPDMEKLMAGKLSKAEKKALKKENKSWKKNRLFQEQRVLAAQKKTEE, via the coding sequence ATGAAAAAGATTACCCTTCTTGCCCTTTGCCTGGTTATAGGCAGTGCTGCATCTTATGGCTGGGGCTTTTTTGGCCACAAAGTCATACACCAGTTAGCTATCTATGGTCTTCCGAAACCTATGCAGGCTTTCTTTTACAAGCACCAGGATTACCTGGTAGAAAAGTCGGTGCGTCCGGACGAACGCAGGAACAGCGATCCGGCCGAAGCTCCACGTCACTTCATAGATATAGATGTTTTTGGAGAAGATGCGGTGCACACCATGCCGGAAGACTGGGAAGCAGCTGCAGCCAGGTATACGGCTGATACCTTGCTGAAATACGGTATTGTACCCTGGCATGTGGTAAAAATGCAGCAAAAGCTAACGAATGCTTTTAAAACACAACAGGCAGATAGCATCCTCTTTTATGCAGCTGATCTGGGGCACTATATTGCCGATGCGCATGTGCCTTTGCACACCACTGTTAATTACGATGGCCAGCTGAGCAACCAGAAAGGCTTGCACAGCCTCTGGGAATCGAAAGTACCTGAAATGCATGCTGCAACTTATAAGCTGCAGAATAAAAAAGCAGTTTATCTGCCAGATGCAGAAAAGGCCATTTGGACTGTTGTAAGACATACCAATACTTTGGTGCCGCAAACCCTGGAGCTGGAGCGGGAAGCAAGTAAAAGCTTTACAACAGCAACTAAATTTGTAAATGTAGAGCGGAACGGCAGGGTGAGACAGTATTATGCTGACGACTTTGCAAAAAAATACCAGGAATTGCTGGGGCCTATGGTGGAGCAACAAATGGCAGGGGCCGCCGAAGCAATTGCCAGTTTCTGGTACACTGCCTGGGTAGATGGCGGTAAACCGGATATGGAAAAGCTAATGGCCGGAAAACTCAGCAAGGCCGAGAAGAAAGCTCTTAAGAAAGAAAACAAGTCATGGAAAAAGAACAGGCTCTTTCAGGAGCAGCGTGTGCTGGCGGCTCAGAAAAAAACAGAAGAATAA
- a CDS encoding AAA domain-containing protein, translating into MIDIFKELKQVQELLKIEQEEDRQQYKAKSLKSSITERKAMGFCWYPVVISKEEIGFGNKVVLELERTSGRDQLHLFQTGKAAALFSNQGERNSLNGVIVGLKRNKVLLATNKEDLPDWIDDGKLGIDLTFDEMSYREMEIAMKKVQETQGTRLAELRDILLGVKTPSFANATVAGIPSLNASQNEAVQKIAQAQDVAIIHGPPGTGKTTTLVQSILQTLQTQKRLLVTAPSNTAVDLLTEKLANEGVNVIRIGNPSRVSDVLLEHTLDAQVMAHKAYKDLKELRKVAEEYKRLAFQYKRKFGYEERNQRQLYKAESNRLLDEADQIEHYITDDLLDNVQVITCTLVGAANKSIRHMQYDTVFIDEAAQALEPACWIPISRANRVVLAGDHFQLPPTVKSFEAENGGLGLTLFEKCIQRQPAVSVMLRTQYRMHQHIMQFSNQEFYKGELEAHESVRESDLHTYNAKFAPGLAVEFIDTAGCGYNETDMAETQSSANPEEADLLLNHLALLLKEYEPAAETESLKIGVIAPYRAQINYLQDKVEHTPLLHDLLIKRQLSVGTVDSFQGQERDIIYISMVRSNDKGEIGFLSDIRRMNVGMTRAKKKLVIVGDSATLSQHPFYSDFLAYVESIHAYKSAWELTDCLP; encoded by the coding sequence ATGATCGATATATTTAAAGAACTGAAGCAGGTTCAGGAACTGCTAAAAATTGAACAGGAAGAAGACCGCCAGCAGTACAAGGCTAAAAGCTTGAAAAGCTCAATTACAGAGCGCAAAGCCATGGGTTTTTGCTGGTATCCGGTAGTTATTTCTAAAGAAGAAATTGGTTTCGGCAATAAGGTTGTGCTGGAACTGGAGCGTACTTCCGGTCGTGACCAGCTACACCTGTTCCAGACAGGTAAGGCAGCTGCTCTTTTCAGCAACCAGGGGGAACGCAACAGCCTGAATGGTGTAATAGTCGGCCTGAAGCGCAACAAAGTACTTCTGGCTACCAACAAAGAAGATCTGCCTGACTGGATAGACGACGGCAAGCTTGGCATTGACCTGACTTTTGATGAGATGAGCTATCGTGAAATGGAGATAGCCATGAAAAAAGTGCAGGAAACGCAGGGTACACGGCTGGCGGAACTCCGCGATATTCTTTTAGGCGTGAAAACTCCTTCTTTTGCCAATGCAACTGTAGCCGGAATACCCTCTCTTAATGCCTCTCAGAACGAAGCAGTACAGAAAATTGCGCAGGCCCAGGATGTGGCTATCATCCATGGTCCGCCGGGAACAGGTAAAACCACTACCCTGGTGCAATCTATCTTGCAAACGCTGCAGACGCAGAAAAGGCTTCTGGTAACGGCCCCTTCGAATACCGCTGTAGACCTGCTGACAGAGAAGCTGGCAAATGAAGGCGTTAACGTGATTCGGATAGGAAATCCATCGCGTGTATCTGATGTGCTGCTGGAGCATACGCTGGATGCACAGGTAATGGCCCACAAAGCTTATAAAGACCTGAAAGAACTGCGCAAAGTAGCAGAAGAGTATAAGCGCCTTGCCTTCCAGTACAAGCGAAAATTCGGCTATGAAGAGCGTAACCAGCGCCAGCTTTACAAAGCAGAAAGCAACCGTTTGCTCGACGAGGCTGACCAGATAGAGCATTACATTACAGATGACCTGCTGGACAACGTGCAGGTGATTACCTGTACTCTGGTGGGGGCCGCCAATAAATCTATCCGTCACATGCAGTACGATACAGTGTTTATCGATGAGGCGGCCCAGGCGCTGGAACCGGCCTGCTGGATTCCGATTTCCCGTGCAAACCGCGTGGTGTTGGCTGGTGACCATTTTCAGCTTCCGCCTACAGTTAAATCTTTTGAAGCAGAAAATGGAGGTTTAGGCCTCACGTTGTTCGAGAAATGCATTCAGCGGCAGCCGGCCGTTTCAGTTATGCTGAGAACACAGTACCGGATGCACCAGCACATTATGCAGTTCTCTAACCAGGAGTTCTACAAAGGCGAGTTGGAGGCGCACGAAAGCGTGCGGGAGAGCGATCTGCACACCTATAACGCAAAGTTTGCACCTGGACTAGCCGTTGAATTTATAGATACAGCCGGTTGCGGCTATAACGAAACGGACATGGCGGAAACACAAAGTTCTGCCAACCCGGAAGAAGCCGATCTGCTGCTGAACCACCTGGCCCTGCTGCTGAAAGAGTATGAACCGGCAGCTGAGACTGAATCCTTAAAGATTGGCGTAATTGCTCCTTACAGGGCACAAATCAATTACCTGCAGGATAAAGTAGAGCATACTCCCCTGCTGCACGACCTGCTTATAAAGCGCCAACTATCGGTAGGTACCGTAGATAGTTTTCAGGGACAGGAAAGGGATATTATCTATATCAGCATGGTGCGAAGCAACGACAAAGGCGAGATCGGATTCCTGAGCGACATTCGCCGCATGAACGTAGGCATGACCCGCGCCAAAAAGAAACTGGTGATAGTTGGAGATAGTGCCACCTTGTCGCAGCATCCGTTTTATAGCGATTTTCTTGCATACGTTGAGTCTATTCATGCGTATA